From the genome of Streptomyces sp. NBC_00523:
GGTGAGCGGCGCTGCTCCGGGGCCCGGGGCAACGCCTGCCCGCTGGGTGCCGTGGTCCCGGCGGGCTCCACGGGCGGCCGCTGCCCCGAGTGCGGGCGGCTCGACCGGGCGCATTCGGTGGCCGCCGACACGATCCCGGACGACCCCCGCACGTACCGGGTGTACCTCGCGTGGTTCGGGCCCGGCATGGTGAAGGTCGGGATCACCGGGGAGGAGCGGGGCGCGGCGCGGCTGCGGGAGCAGGGGGCGGTGGTCTTCAGCTGGCTGGGCCGGGGGCCCTTGATGGCGGCGCGCCGGGCCGAGGAGGTGCTGCGGGCGGCCCTCGGGGTCCCGGACCGCATCCCGTACGCCCGCAAGCGGGAGGTGCGGGCGGCCCTCCCGGACCCGGTGGAGCGGGCGGGCGAGGTCGCGGAGCTGTACGGGAAGGCGGCGGCCCTGGAGGGCGGCGGCTGGCCGGAGGCGCTGCAGCGGCTGCCGTTCGCGGCGGTGGACCACGCGGAGGTGTTCGGGCTGGGGGCGAGGGCGGGGACCGGCCCTGGCGCGATGCCCCGGTCCGGGCCGGTCCGCGCGGTGGCCGGTCTGGTGGACGGGGGCGCGGTGGCGGGGCGGCTCGTCGCGGCGGCGGGACCCGACCTCCACCTGGACGCGGGTTCTCAGGGCCTCGTCATCGTGGACACCCGGCTGATGACCGGCTGGACGCTGACGGCGGCCGGGGCGGGCGCGGCCGGGGTGAGCGTGCCGACCGTCGTGGTGGGGGGTGGGGCGGCGCAGGACGGGCTGTTCTGAGATGGTCGCCCGTATGGGTGACGATCACGACGACGTGGTGCGGTTCCGGCAGCGGCTCGGGCTGCCCGGGCTCATCGACGTACACACGCATTTCATGCCGGAGCGGGTCCTGCGCAAGGTGTGGGCGTACTTCGACTCGGCGGGTCCGCTGACCGGTCTGGAATGGCCGATCGCCTACCGGCACGAGGAGGCGGAACGGCTGGCCGTGCTCCGCTCGTTCGGGGTGCTCCGCTTCACGTCGATGCTGTACCCGCACAAGCCGGGGATGGCGGCCTGGCTGAACGACTGGGCGGCCGGATTCGCCGCGCGGACGCCGGACTGCCTGCACACCGCGACGTTCTTCCCCGAACCGGACGCCGGGCGCTATGTGCGGGAGGCCGTGGAGGCGGGGGCCCGGGTCTTCAAGGCGCACCTCCAGGTCGGCGCGTACGACCCGAACGACCCGCTGCTCGACCCGGTGTGGGGGCTGCTCGCGGAGGCGGGCATCCCGGTCGTGACGCACTGCGGCTCCGGCCCGGCGCCCGGCAAGCACACCGGCCCCGGTCCCATCGGACGCGTCCTCGCCCGGCATCCCCGGCTGCGGCTGATCGTGGCGCACATGGGGATGCCGGAGTACGCGGAGTTCCTGACGCTCGCGGAGGCGTATCCCGAGGTCAGGCTGGATACGACGATGGCGTTCACGGACTTCGTCGAGGAGTTCAGCCCGTTCCCCCCGGCGGAGCTCGGCCGCCTCGCGGACCTCGGCGACCGCGTGCTGCTGGGCACGGACTTCCCGAACATCCCGTACCCGTACGCCCACCAACTGCACGCCCTGGAGCGCCTGGACCTGGGTGACGACTGGCTCCGGGCGGTCTGTCACGACAACGCGAAGGCGCTCTTCGGCGTCTGAGGGCCCCGGCGCGGCTTTCTCAGGGAATTCACAGAAACGGGAAAGAACTCTCTCAGAGCCGTCCCGGAGGCTGGCGTCATGACGACGACGACCTCGCCCCAGGGGCGTACCGAACTGCTCAGGCCGGACCGCACCCCCGTGCGGGTGCTGGTCGTGGACGACGAGGCCTCGCTCACGGAGCTGCTGTCGATGGCGCTTCGTTACGAGGGCTGGGAGGTGCGCAGCGCGGGCGACGGCGCGGCCGCCGTGCGTACGGCCCGCGCGTTCCGGCCCGATGTGGTGATCCTCGACGTGATGCTGCCCGACATGGACGGGCTCGCCGTCCTCGGCAGGCTGCGGCGGGAACTGTCCGACGTACCGGTGCTGTTCCTGACCGCGCGGGACTCCGTGGAGGACCGGATCGCCGGGCTCACGGCGGGCGGCGACGACTACGTCACCAAGCCGTTCAGCCTGGAGGAGGTCGTGGCCCGGCTGCGCGGCCTGATCCGGCGCTCGGGGACGGCGGCGGCGGCGCGCGGCGAGTCGCAGCTCGTCGTGGGCGATCTGATGCTGGACGAGGACAGCCACGAGGTGAGCCGGGGCGGGAAGAACATCCACCTGACGGCGACCGAGTTCGAGCTGCTGCGGTTCCTGATGCGCAACCCGCGCCGGGTGCTCAGCAAGGCGCAGATCCTGGACCGGGTCTGGAACTACGACTTCGGCGGCCAGGCCAACGTGGTCGAGCTGTACATCTCCTACCTGCGCAAGAAGATCGACGCGGGCCGAGCGCCCATGATCCACACCCGGCGCGGGGCGGGATACCTGATCAAGCCCGGTGAGTAGCGCGATGCGGCGGCCGTGGACCCTGCGCACCCGCCTGGTGGTCTCGGCGGTGACCCTGATCGCCGTCGTCGCCGCCGTGATCGGCTCGGTGACCGCGATCGCGTTCCACAGCTACATGTACGGGAAACTCGACGACCAGCTGCGGGACATAGCGGTCCGGGCCGAGCGGGCGCCGGGTGTTCCCTCGCCCGGGGGCCCGAAAACATCCCCGGAGCGTGATCCGCTCGGTTTCATCGGCATGGGCGGTCAGCCGCTGGAGACCTTCGGCGCGCTGGTCGAGCGGGGGGAGATCACGGACTCGGCCGTCGTGAAGGACGGCGGGTTCGACGCCGGTGAGAACACCGAACCGCTGACCCACGCGCAGCGGGACGCGGTGACGGAGGCCGGTGTCACGGCGGACGACCGCGCGCACGACGTCGAGCTGCCCGGACTGGGCGGCTACCGGGTGCGGGCGGTGCCGACGGACGACGGCGGCACGGTCCTCGTCGGCATCCCCACCAGTGAGGTGAGCCGTGCGCTGGGCACCCTGATCCTGGTGGAGGTCTGCGTGACCGGCGCGGGGCTCGTCGCGGCGGGGATCGCGGGCGCGGCGATGGTCGGTGTGGCGCTGCGGCCGTTGCGCCGGGTGGCGGCGACCGCGACCCGGGTCTCCGAACTTCCCCTGCACAGCGGCGAGGTGGCCCTCTTCGAGCGGGTCCCGGACGCGGAGGCGGATCCGCGCACCGAGGTCGGCCAGGTCGGCGCGGCGCTCAACCGGATGCTGGGGCACGTCGGTTCGGCCCTGGACGCGCGGCAGCGAAGTGAGACACGGGTGCGCCAGTTCGTCGCGGACGCCAGTCACGAGCTGCGGACGCCGCTGGCCTCGATACGCGGCTACGCCGAACTCACCCGGCGCGGAAGGGAGGACCCCGGTCCGGACACCCGGCACGCGCTCGGCCGCATCGAGTCGGAGGCGCAGCGGATGACGGGCATGGTCGAGGACCTGCTGCTGCTCGCCCGCCTGGACGCGGGCCGCCCGCTCTCGTACGAGAGCACCGATCTCTCGCCGCTCGTCGTGGACGCGGTGAGCGATGCCCGCGCGGCGGACCGCGCCGAGCCCGCCCGCCAGTGGCGCCTGGACCTGCCGGACGCCCCGGCGACGGTCCGCGCCGACCCGACCCGTATCCACCAGGTCCTGGTCAACCTCCTGGCCAACGCCCGTACCCACACCCCGCCGGGCACCACGGTCACCGCCCGCGTCCTGGCCGGAACCGGCGACCCCTGGGTCACCGTGGAGATCCGGGACGACGGTCCCGGCATCCCCCCGGACCTCCTCCCCCATGTCTTCGAACGCTTCGCCCGGGGTGACGCCTCCCGTTCCCGCAACGCCGGTTCGACGGGCCTCGGCCTGGCGATCGTCCAGGCGGTGGTGACGGCCCACGGCGGCGCGGTGGAGGTGCGTTCGGTGCCGGGGGAGACGGTGTTCGCGGTCCGGCTGCCCGCGGAGCGGACGGATGCGGATGGTTACCGGACCCCGGTGTCAGCTCCGGGCCGCCGCCTGACGGATGTCGGCCTCCGCCAGGGCGCCGGGTGAAAAGACCGCGGCGGCGATCCGGAGCTCGGGCGGCAGGGCGGTCCACAGCTCTTCGAGAAGGCCGTCGCGGTCTCCGGCGGCGACGCGGACCTCGGCGAACGGATCGCCGGTCCTGATCCCGTCGCTGTCCGAGCGGTAGGTCGTCATGAGCACCCCTTCGCCGGGCTCCAGGCCGGCGACCTCCAGCATCAGCCGGTTGGTGGCCGTGCGCTCCCCGCCGCTGTGCCGTGCGGCGCCGAACCAGGCCCGTCCGCCCGGAGCGCCGTCGGCGACGACGGTCAGCCGGGGGGTGAAGATCGGCGGGTCGGGTTCGTAGTCCAGTCCGTCCAGGGCCAGGGCGGGTACGTCTCCGGAGTCGAGTCGGCCGGCGACCGCGGCGACCTGTTCGCCGTTGCCGTAGACGAGCCACCGGCCGCTCTGGCGGGCGGCGACGTAGTGGCGCAGATGGTCGTGTTCGCCCGGTTCCGACGGGGCGACGATCAGCGTGCCGTCCGCGGTGCGGCGGAGGGTGCGGGCCTGGGAGGCGGGGCTGCGCCCGGTGAGGAAGTAGGCGCCGAGCGTGTCGCCGTCGCCGGTCCTGCACCACAGGACCCCGCGCCCGGGGTAGCGGTTGCCGGTCAGTATGTTGTTCAAACCGTTCACTGGGCTCAATTCCCCGTCCGTCCATGGCGTACCCGCATCGCGCGTGGCTGTCCGCGGCATCCAAGCGAAAGAGCCGCCGACGGCGGAGCGAAGACCGGATAGTGGTCGTGGACCCGAGGGGGGCGCGTGGCCAGGGTGGTGGATCTCGTCTGTTTTCCCGTCAAGGGATGCGCGGGTACATCGATGAGCGAGGCGGTCCTGACACCCGCGGGTCTCGCGCATGACCGCAGCTTCATGGTCATCAGCGAGGACGGGGTCTTCCGCACCCAGCGCCGCCATCCCCGTCTCGCCCTGATCCGGCCCACTGTCAGCGCCGACGGTGCCCGCCTCGTCCTTGGTACGGACGGTCACGGCACAGTGGGCCTCGACGTGACGATGTCCGCGCCCCGCCGGGACGTTGATCTGTTCGGCGCGATGTTCCAAGGCATCGATCAGGGGGAAGACGTCGCCGCCTGGCTCTCCGACGTCCTCGGCACCCCCAGCCGTCTCGTCCGCGTGCCGCCGGAGCACGACCGGATCGCCGAGGGCCTGGTCTCCGGCCCGTCCGGCTACGCCGACAGCAGCGCCGTGCACCTGCTGTCCGTCGCCTCCCTCGACCTCCTCAACCGGCGGATGGCCGAGCGGGGCGCCCCGCCGCTGCCGATGGACCGGTTCCGCCCGAACATCGTGGTCGACGGCGGCTGGGCGGGCGAACCGCACGCCGAGGACCGGGCGCGCCGCGTCAGCATCGGTGACGCCGAGCTGGGTTACGCGAAGCTCGCCGTGCGCTGTGCCGTCACCCTGGTCGCGCAGGAGGCCGGCGTGCGGCGGGGCCCGGAGCCCTTGCGCACCCTCGCCGGATACCGGCGGGCGGCGAGCGGGGGCGTCGTGTTCGGCGCCAAGTTCTCCGTGGTCGCGCCGGGGAAGCTGTCGGCCGGCGACGAGGTGGCCGTCACGGAGTGGGGCGACGCCGAGCTCTGAGGGCGGGAACCGGGGGCACTCACATCTGGGCCACAGCCTCAGCACATGGCCGTGACAGCGGGGTTGGCGACTGTCGATGGCATGCGAACAGAGACTCCTTGGAGCACCTTGCCGGCCCGGGACCACCTCCTCGCCGGAGTGGGCGGTGCGGCGGGTGTGCCCGTGCTCGATGTGGTGGTACCCGTCTACAACGAGGAGAAGGACCTCGAACCGTGCGTGCTGCGGCTGCACGAGCACCTGGCCCACACCTTCCCGTACGCCTTCCGGATCACCGTCGCCGACAACGCCAGCACCGACCGGACGCCCGAGGTGGCGGAGCGGCTGGCGCGGTCGCTGCCGGGGGTGCGGTCCTTCCGGCTGGAGGAGAAGGGGCGCGGAAGGGCGCTGCGTACCGTCTGGACCCACTCGGACGCGCCGGTCCTCGCGTATATGGACGTCGATCTGTCCACCGACCTCAACGCACTGCTCCCGCTGGTGGCGCCGCTGATCTCCGGGCACTCCGACCTCGCCATCGGATCGCGGCTCGCGCGCAGTTCGCGGGTGGTGCGGGGGACGAAGCGGGAGTTCATCTCGCGGGCGTACAACATCATCCTGCGTTCGTCGCTGTCCGCGCGGTTCAGTGACGCGCAGTGCGGGTTCAAGGCGATCCGGCGGGAGGTCGCGCAGCGGCTGCTGCCGATGGTGGAGGACACCGGCTGGTTCTTCGACACCGAGATGCTGGTGCTCGCAGAGCGGGCCGGGCTGCGCATCCACGAGGTGCCCGTCGACTGGGTGGACGACCCCGACTCCACGGTCCACATCGTCCGGACCGCCACCGATGACCTGAAGGGCGTGTGGCGGGTGGGGCGGGCGCTGGCCGTCGGCGCGCTGCCGCTGGACCGGCTGGCGCGGCCCTTCGGGGACGATCCGCGCGACCGGGCGATCGGCGGGGTGCCGGGCGGGCTGGCCCGTCAGCTCGTCGGGTTCTGCGTCGTGGGCGCCCTGTCCACGCTGTTCTACCTGGCGCTGTACTCCCTCTTCCGGCTCGGCGCCGGTCCCCAGCTCGCCAACGGGGCCGCGCTGCTCGTCTCGGCCGTCGCGAACACCGCCGCCAACCGGAGGCTCACCTTCGGGGTACGTGGCCGGGGCGGCGCGGTCCGCCACCAGGCGCAGGGCCTCGTGGTCTTCGCCATCGGGCTCGCCCTGACCAGCGGTTCGCTGGCGGCCCTGGGCGCGGCCTCCGGCTCGCCCTCCCACAGCACCGAACTCGCGGTGCTCATCGCGGCGAACCTCGCGGCGACGGTGCTGCGCTTCCTGCTCTTCCGCGCGTGGGTCTTCCCGGACCGGGAGCGGGGAAACCCGGTGACGGCTGCCGCACCGGCCGCGCCCTTCCCGGCCGCAGGCCCGGGAAACCCGGTGCACCCCGCCACGCACCCCGCCGCCGTTCCCGCACACCCCACCGCCGAAACCGTCCCCGACCCGAGGAACGTCCGATGACCACGCTCGACCCCGCCTACGCTCCGGCCGCCCGGCCGGACACGCCCCCGGGGCACGCACGGCCCGGTGCCTCACTACCCCGCCGGATCTGGCGCGGCCGGTCCGAGGACGCGCCCTGGGTGCGCCCCGCCTTCCTGGCCCTGCTGCTCGTCATCACGCTGGCGTACTTCTGGAACCTCAGCGCCTCCGGCTACGCCAACTCCTTCTACTCCGCCGCCGTGCAGGCCGGAAGCCGCAGCTGGAAGGCGTTCTTCTTCGGCTCGCTCGACGCGGCCAACGCCATCACCGTCGACAAGCCGCCGGCCACCCTGTGGCCCATGGCCCTGTCGGTGCGGGTCTTCGGCCTCAGCTCCTGGGCGATCCTCGCCCCGCAGGTGGTGATGGCCGCCGCGACGGCCGGGGTGCTGTACGCGGCCGTGCGCCGCCGGTTCAGTGCCGCCGCCGGGCTCATCACCATGGCGGTGTTCGCGCTGACGCCCGTCGCCGCGCTGATGTTCCGCTTCAACAACCCGGACGCGCTGCTGGCGCTGCTGATGACGGTCACCGTCTACTGCGTGCTGCGCGCGATGGAGAAGGGCCGTACGAAGTGGCTGGTGTGGGCGGGCGTCGCGGTGGGGGCCGCGTTCCTGTCGAAGACCCTCCAGGCGTTCCTGATCCTCCCGCCGCTGGCCGTGCTGTACGCGGTGTTCGCGCCGGTCTCCGTACGGAAGAGGTTCGGGCAGCTCGGCCTCTCGGCGCTCGCCATGGTCGTCGCGGGCGGCTGGTGGGTGGCGGCCGTCGAACTGTGGCCCGCCTCCTCACGCCCGTACATCGGCGGTTCGCAGAACAACTCGTTCCTTGAGCTGACCTTCGGCTACAACGGGCTCGGCCGGATCAACGGCGAGGAGACCGGCAGCGTAGGCGGCGGAGGCGGCCGGGGCGGCGGCGGTCAGTGGGGCGAGACCGGCATCGGCCGGATGTTCAACTCCGAGGTGGGCGCCCAGATCTCCTGGCTGCTGCCCGCCGCCCTGATCCTGCTCGTCGCCGGAATCTGGCTGACCTGGCGTGCAGGGGGGCACCTCCCAGGCATTAAGCGCTGGGGGAGCACCGACACCGCGCGGGCCGCGTTCCTCGTGTGGGGCAGTTCGCTGCTGATGACGGCCGCCGTGTTCAGCTTCATGGCCGGGATCTTCCACCAGTACTACACGGTGGCCCTGGCCCCCTATCTGGCCGCGCTGATCGGCATGGGCGTCACGGTCCTGTGGGAGGAGCGGGCCCGCTGGTGGGCGGGCGCCGCGCTGGCCGCGACCGTCGCGCTGACGGCGTACTGGGCGTACGTGCTCCTCGGCCGCACCCCGGACTACCTGCCGTGGCTGCGGACGGCGGTGCTCGTCACCGGGCTCGTGGCGGCGGTGGGCCTGCTGCTCGCGGCCCGGCTCGGCCGCCAACTGGCCCTCGTCGCGGTCGTCCTGGGCTTCGCCGCGTCGCTCGCCGGACCGGCCGCGTACACCGTGAGCACCCTGAACACGGGCCACCAGGGCTCCATCGTCACCGCAGGCCCGTCCTTGGGCGGCATGGGCGGCGGCCCCGGCGGCGGTGGCGGCGGCCGAGGTGGCGGCCCGGGTGGCGGCGGCGGGATGCCCCCGGGCCAGGGCGGCACGAACCAGCAGGGCACCGGCATGGGCCAGCCCCCCACCGGCACCCCGCCCGGCCAGGGAACGAGCCAGAACCAGGGCAACCAGGCCCGGGGCAACGGCCAGAACGGCCGAGGCTCCACCCCGCCCACCATGGGCGAACGCGGCGGAGCCGGTGGCATGGGCGGCCTCCTCAACGGCGCGTCCGTCGGCTCCGAGGCCAAGGCGCTCCTGGAGAAGAACGCCGACGACTACACCTGGGCCGCAGCGGCCATCGGCTCCCAGAACGCCGCGAGCTACCAACTCGCGACCGAGGACCCCGTCATGGCCATCGGCGGCTTCAACGGAAGCGACCCGTCCCCGACACTCGCGCAGTTCAAGAAGTACGTCGAGGACGGCCGCATCCACTACTTCGTCTCGGGCGGCGGCATGGGCGGCGGCATGGGCGGCAGCGGAAGCGGCACAGCCTCGCAGATCTCCTCCTGGGTGGAGAAGAACTTCAAGGAGGTGACGGCGGGCAGCGCCACCTTCTACGACCTCACCCAGCCGACGACGGACAGCTGACGACGACAGCCGACGACGGACAGCTGAACCGCAGAACTCACCTCCGCAGCAACAGATCGGCCACGACAGGGCGGTGGTCCGAGGCGATCGTCTCCTCGGCCACCGCCGCGCCGCGTACCCGAACGGTGTCCTTCGAAACCGCCACGTAGTCGATCCGCTGCACCGGATTCAGCGCCGGGTACGTCGGCCCGCCGGGCTCGATGTCGGTGAGCTCCTTCCACAGCGGCGCCAGCTCCGGAGCGGTGGGCGGCGCGTTGAAGTCGCCGAGCAGGATCTGCCGCACCGGCCGCCGCTCGTGCGCCTGGTCCTCCGCCATGATCCGCCGGGTGTCCGCGACCTGGGCGACCCGGACGGACGGGTCGGCCCGGTAGTCGAGATGCGTCGCGTACACATGGACGGGCAGCCCGCGCACCTTCAGCACCACTTCGCCGAAGCCGGGCGCGGGCGCCGGGACCGGGTTCGGGTCCTGCGTGGAGAGCCGGGTCAGATCGTGGTTCTCGGCGCTCACGATCCGGTACCGGGACAGCACGGCGACGCCGAACTCCCGCCGGGGACCGCCCTCCTCCACCGGGCCGAGGCTGTAGATCGGTGCGAAGGAGACATGCATCCGCAGCCGCCTGCCCAGCTCCGCCGCCAGGTCCCGCCACTCGCTCCGGTCGCCCCAGCGGACGTCCACCTCCTGGAGCCCGATCACATCCGCGTCCAGGGCGCGCAGCGCGGCCACCTGCCGGTCGAGATCGAAGACGTTGTCCATGCCGGCCCCGGCATGGATGTTGTACGTGGCGACGCGCAGCGGGACCGACTGCCCGGGCGCCCGCCCGTGCCCCGCCGCCGTCGCGGGAGGCGCGAGCGCAGCCCCCAACAACCCTGCGGCCACCAGGACTTCCACCGTACGACGACGCAGTGACATATCACTCCAGCTTCCGGGGCAGGTCGTATCCGATGTGGCGACGGGCACCGTACCCACGAGAAGACACTTGTACGCCCCACCCACCGCGATCCCGCGCCGCCCGACCGCGACCGCGGCATAGCATCGGGCGGGACCTGCCGGACCGTAAGCCTCCGTTTCGTGGGCAGGCGGTACGCGGCCGGTCCGTCCGTCCCGCCGGCGAGACGAGGGAGTGCGCCATGGTGTCCGCGGCCGACCGCGTGAAGAACCCTGTCCGGTCCAGCGTGTGGCTGGAGACCCGGCAGCCCGCGCGCTCCCGCCGGGCGGACCAGCCGGCCGGGCTCGACCGGGAGCGGATCACCGCGGCCTCGGTCCGGCTGCTGGACGCCGAGGGCCTGGCGAAGTTCTCCATGCGCCGGCTGGCCGCCGAGCTGAACGTGACGGCCATGTCCCTGTACTGGTACGTGGACACCAAGGACGACCTGCTGGAACTGGCCCTCGACGCGGTCTACAGCGAGATCGCGCCGCCGCCCGCCGACGCCCCCTGGCAGGACCGGCTGCGCGCGGTCGCGGCGGCGTACCGGGGGCTGCTGGTGCGGCACGTCTGGGTTTCGCCGCTCGCGGGCCGCTTCCTCAACCTGGGCCCGCACGCGCTCCTGGTGACCCGCACCGTGCAGGACGTCATCCGGGCGACCGGCCTGCCCCCGGAGAGCCACGGCGGGGCGCTGGCGGCGGTCTTCCAGTTCGTGTACGGATTCGGCACGGCCGAGGGCCGGTTCGCGCGGCGCAGCGCGGAGGCGGGGCTCAGCCAGGACGAGTACGTCCGGCAGGCGAGGGCGGCGATCCAGGAGCAGCCCCGGCTCGACGGCTTCATGGAGGACTCGCCGGGCCTGCTGGCGGCGCGCGGCGGGGCCACCGTGGAGGAGATCCGCGAGCGCGACTTCGCCTTCGCGCTGGACCTGCTGATCGCGGGGATCGACGCGATGCGGGAGCGCGCCCGTTGAGGGCTCAGTAGGTGCGGGAGCGCACCCGCTCAGGGCTCAGTAGCCGCGCCCCGTGTCCACCCCGAGCGCCGGAACCCGAGCCTCCGCCACCTCCCGCAGGCACGCCGCGAAGTCCGTGACGATGTCCTCGTCCGCCGTGATCCCCGCCGAGTGCGAGGTGACGACCGTACGCGGCAGCCGCCAGCACGCGTCCCCGGGCGCCGCGGGCTCGTCGGCCAGCACATCGAGCACCGCCCGCCCCACCGCCCCGGAGCGCAACGCCCCCTCCAGCGCTCCCAGATCAACCGTCGCCCCCCGCCCCACATTGAGGAACGTCGCCCCGCCCATCGCCGCGAACCGGTCCGCCCCGAAATAGCCCGCGGTCGCTCCGGTCAGCGGGAGCGCGGCGACCACCCAGCGGGCGGCCACCGGTTCGTCCGCCGGGACCACCGCGTCGAAGCCGGGCGGCACCGGGCGCGGGGTGCGGGCGGCGGCCACGGTCCGGATGGAGCAGGCCCGCAGCAGCGTGGCGACGGCGGAGCCGATGCGGCCGATTCCGTGCACCACGGCGGTTTGTCCGGCGACGAGTTCGGAGTCGATGCGGCGCCACTCGGCGCGGGCGTGCTGGGCGGCGAACTCCGGGACGGACTGGCACTCCGCGAGCACCCAGCCCAGCACGTACTGCGCGATCCGCTCGCTCATGCGGCCGACGGTCCGGGTCAGCAGCACGCCGTCCGGCCAGGGCCCGGTGCGCAGCAGGGCGTCCGTGCCCGCGTTGACGCTGTGGAACCAGATCAGGTCCGCCCCGCGCACCGCGTCGGGCAGCGCGGCACCCACGTACACGAAGGGGCCCTCGACGGGGCCGCGTTCGACGGGGCGCCCGGTGGCCGCCGCCAGCCCGCGCACGGCGGTCTCGCCGACCTCGGGCCCGGCGACGATCCGGGCCCGGTCGAGCAGGGCGGGGGAGATCACGGGGCGAGGTGGGCCGGGAAGCCGCCGGTGGCGACGGGGCCCCAGCGCTCCGGGGTGATCCGGATGATCGATTTGCCCTGCTTCACCATCGCCGCCCGGTACTCGTCCCAGTCCGGGTGCTCGCCGGAGATGTTCCGGAAGTACTCGACCAGCGGTTCGACCGAGTCCGGCGTGTCGATGACCTCCGCCGAGCCGTCGATCTGGACCCAGGGCCCGTTCCAGTCGTCGGACAGGACGATCACGCTGACCCGTGCGTCGCGCTTGGCGTTCCGGGTCTTGGCGCGCTCGGGGTACGTGGAGACCACGATCCGGCCCGCGTCGTCGACGCCGCAGGTGAGCGGGGAGCCCTGGGGGCGGCCGTCGGCCCGGGTGGTCAGCAGGATCGCCCGGTGCCGGGGCCGTACGAACTCCAGCAGGGCGTCGAGTTCCACGGCGGTGTTCGTTGCGATGTTGGGTGCCATGGAACCGACCCTACGACGGAGGGCTGTCAGACGGCGGGCAGGGAATCGCCCTGCACGGCCTGGATGTCGAGCTCGACGCGGAGCGTGGTGCCGATCGCCGCGATGCCCGCCTGGACCACCTGGTTGTAGTTCATGGCGAAGTCCTCGCGGCGCAGTTCGGCGGTCGCGCTGAACGCAGCGCGCACCCCGCCCCACGGGTCGGGGCCGGTGCCGAGGTAGCTCAGGTCGAGGTCGACGGGCCGCTTCACACCGCGCATCGTCAGCTCGCCGTGCACGGTCCAGCGGTCGGGCCCGGCCGGGGTCAGCCCGCTGGAGCGGTAGGTGATCTCCGGGAACCGGTCGGTGTCCAGGAAGTCGGGGGAGCGCAGGTGCTTGTCCCGCATGCCGTTGCCGGTGTCGATGCTCGACGCGTCGATGACCGCCTCGACCCGGGAGCTCTGGACGTCCTCGGAGATCTCGATGCGCCCGCCGAACGCGGTGAACCGGCCGTGCACGCTGGAGATCCCCAGGTGCTGGGCGACCGCGCCCACCGAGGAGTGCGCCGGGTCCAGCGACCAGGCGCCCGGCGGCGGCAGCTCCACACCGCCCTGGCGGTTGAGCACCACCGTGCCCGCCTCGACCGTGCCGCTCGCCGTGACGAGGGCGGTGGAGGCGGCGGGGGCGTACCCGACCGCCGTGACGATCACCGTGTACGCGCCCGCGGACAGCGGGGTGTCGGCCCGTACCGCTCCGGCCTCGTCGGCGGCGGCGCGCAGCACCTGGGTGCCGGTCATGTCGGTGACCGTCACGACCGCGTGCTGCACGGCCCAGCCGTCCCGCGTCCGTACCTGTGCGCGAAGTCCCATCCCGTTCTCTCTCCTTGCTCATGACCCGTCGTCCGTCCACCGGACCGGGTCATTCAATGAGTCGGGCCCCGGGGCGGGGACGGCAGGCCGTCCCCTGCCTGCCGTCCCCGCCGCCGGGGCCCATTTCCACCGGCCGGTGCGGCGCCTCCGCTCGAAAAGCGCCGCCCCCGCCAGGGGTTCTGATGCGGGCCGGGGTTCTACCCCCGTACCCGTCGGGTTACTCGCCCGGGTGGACGAGCT
Proteins encoded in this window:
- a CDS encoding amidohydrolase family protein, with the protein product MGDDHDDVVRFRQRLGLPGLIDVHTHFMPERVLRKVWAYFDSAGPLTGLEWPIAYRHEEAERLAVLRSFGVLRFTSMLYPHKPGMAAWLNDWAAGFAARTPDCLHTATFFPEPDAGRYVREAVEAGARVFKAHLQVGAYDPNDPLLDPVWGLLAEAGIPVVTHCGSGPAPGKHTGPGPIGRVLARHPRLRLIVAHMGMPEYAEFLTLAEAYPEVRLDTTMAFTDFVEEFSPFPPAELGRLADLGDRVLLGTDFPNIPYPYAHQLHALERLDLGDDWLRAVCHDNAKALFGV
- a CDS encoding response regulator transcription factor; the encoded protein is MTTTTSPQGRTELLRPDRTPVRVLVVDDEASLTELLSMALRYEGWEVRSAGDGAAAVRTARAFRPDVVILDVMLPDMDGLAVLGRLRRELSDVPVLFLTARDSVEDRIAGLTAGGDDYVTKPFSLEEVVARLRGLIRRSGTAAAARGESQLVVGDLMLDEDSHEVSRGGKNIHLTATEFELLRFLMRNPRRVLSKAQILDRVWNYDFGGQANVVELYISYLRKKIDAGRAPMIHTRRGAGYLIKPGE
- a CDS encoding sensor histidine kinase, translating into MRRPWTLRTRLVVSAVTLIAVVAAVIGSVTAIAFHSYMYGKLDDQLRDIAVRAERAPGVPSPGGPKTSPERDPLGFIGMGGQPLETFGALVERGEITDSAVVKDGGFDAGENTEPLTHAQRDAVTEAGVTADDRAHDVELPGLGGYRVRAVPTDDGGTVLVGIPTSEVSRALGTLILVEVCVTGAGLVAAGIAGAAMVGVALRPLRRVAATATRVSELPLHSGEVALFERVPDAEADPRTEVGQVGAALNRMLGHVGSALDARQRSETRVRQFVADASHELRTPLASIRGYAELTRRGREDPGPDTRHALGRIESEAQRMTGMVEDLLLLARLDAGRPLSYESTDLSPLVVDAVSDARAADRAEPARQWRLDLPDAPATVRADPTRIHQVLVNLLANARTHTPPGTTVTARVLAGTGDPWVTVEIRDDGPGIPPDLLPHVFERFARGDASRSRNAGSTGLGLAIVQAVVTAHGGAVEVRSVPGETVFAVRLPAERTDADGYRTPVSAPGRRLTDVGLRQGAG
- a CDS encoding DUF2797 domain-containing protein, whose translation is MDWQCTGLRWPEGSDGPALGWRKGTRTRASVLAYGTEFGFRASGERRCSGARGNACPLGAVVPAGSTGGRCPECGRLDRAHSVAADTIPDDPRTYRVYLAWFGPGMVKVGITGEERGAARLREQGAVVFSWLGRGPLMAARRAEEVLRAALGVPDRIPYARKREVRAALPDPVERAGEVAELYGKAAALEGGGWPEALQRLPFAAVDHAEVFGLGARAGTGPGAMPRSGPVRAVAGLVDGGAVAGRLVAAAGPDLHLDAGSQGLVIVDTRLMTGWTLTAAGAGAAGVSVPTVVVGGGAAQDGLF
- a CDS encoding IMP cyclohydrolase — encoded protein: MNGLNNILTGNRYPGRGVLWCRTGDGDTLGAYFLTGRSPASQARTLRRTADGTLIVAPSEPGEHDHLRHYVAARQSGRWLVYGNGEQVAAVAGRLDSGDVPALALDGLDYEPDPPIFTPRLTVVADGAPGGRAWFGAARHSGGERTATNRLMLEVAGLEPGEGVLMTTYRSDSDGIRTGDPFAEVRVAAGDRDGLLEELWTALPPELRIAAAVFSPGALAEADIRQAAARS
- a CDS encoding MOSC domain-containing protein translates to MARVVDLVCFPVKGCAGTSMSEAVLTPAGLAHDRSFMVISEDGVFRTQRRHPRLALIRPTVSADGARLVLGTDGHGTVGLDVTMSAPRRDVDLFGAMFQGIDQGEDVAAWLSDVLGTPSRLVRVPPEHDRIAEGLVSGPSGYADSSAVHLLSVASLDLLNRRMAERGAPPLPMDRFRPNIVVDGGWAGEPHAEDRARRVSIGDAELGYAKLAVRCAVTLVAQEAGVRRGPEPLRTLAGYRRAASGGVVFGAKFSVVAPGKLSAGDEVAVTEWGDAEL